From the Acidovorax carolinensis genome, one window contains:
- a CDS encoding trimeric intracellular cation channel family protein codes for MDLPETPWIHTLRFVLEIAATVAFALSGMIAAARQRMDAVGVCVVAFVGAFGGGTLRDLLLDQRPFFWVRHTGYVWGILALCVGTMLFMRQRHFQPTERAMLLPDTIGLGLFAAIGVDAAMALGLPPLIAVMMGVITGVFGGVLRDVLCNEVPQAFSDHRPYALCAFAGGWVDVALRQFQAPDWAPLLACVLVTGGLRVLALWRNWQLPAWRV; via the coding sequence ATGGACCTGCCCGAAACCCCGTGGATACACACCCTGCGCTTTGTGCTGGAAATCGCAGCCACCGTCGCTTTTGCGCTGTCGGGCATGATCGCCGCCGCACGCCAGCGCATGGATGCCGTGGGCGTGTGCGTGGTGGCCTTTGTGGGCGCCTTTGGCGGTGGCACCTTGCGCGACCTGCTGCTGGACCAGCGGCCCTTCTTCTGGGTGCGCCACACCGGCTATGTGTGGGGCATCCTGGCGCTGTGCGTGGGCACCATGCTGTTCATGCGCCAGCGCCACTTCCAACCCACCGAACGCGCCATGCTGCTGCCAGACACCATCGGCCTGGGCCTGTTTGCGGCGATCGGGGTGGATGCGGCCATGGCCCTGGGGCTGCCCCCGCTCATCGCCGTCATGATGGGCGTGATCACCGGGGTATTTGGCGGGGTGCTGCGCGACGTGCTGTGCAACGAGGTGCCCCAGGCTTTCAGCGACCACCGTCCCTATGCGCTGTGCGCCTTTGCCGGCGGCTGGGTGGACGTGGCCCTGCGCCAGTTCCAGGCGCCCGATTGGGCCCCGCTGCTGGCCTGCGTGCTGGTGACCGGCGGGCTGCGCGTGCTGGCGCTGTGGCGCAACTGGCAGTTGCCAGCCTGGCGGGTGTAA